In Nitratireductor sp. GISD-1A_MAKvit, a genomic segment contains:
- a CDS encoding thiazole synthase: MLELYGEQLSSRLLLGTAQYPSPAIMADAVRASGCEVVTVSLRREMAGSRNGGQFWELIRELGVRVLPNTAGCHSVKEAVTTAQMARELFGTDWIKLEVIGHHDTLQPDVFGLVEAARILSDEGFRVFPYTTDDLVVGERLLEAGCGVLMPWCAPIGSARGPVNVDGLRAMRAELSDVPLIVDAGLGRPSHAAMVMELGFDAVLLNTAVAKAGDPVAMAGAFGGAVEAGRTAFLAGPLEPRDMAVPSTPVIGKAVFE, encoded by the coding sequence ATGCTGGAGCTTTATGGCGAACAGCTTTCGTCGAGGCTGCTGCTCGGCACGGCGCAATATCCTTCCCCCGCCATCATGGCCGACGCGGTGCGGGCAAGCGGCTGCGAAGTCGTGACCGTCTCGCTACGCCGGGAAATGGCGGGCAGCCGCAATGGTGGGCAATTCTGGGAACTAATCCGGGAGCTTGGCGTGCGGGTGCTGCCCAACACGGCCGGGTGCCATTCAGTGAAGGAGGCGGTGACCACGGCGCAGATGGCGCGCGAGCTTTTCGGCACGGACTGGATCAAGCTTGAGGTGATCGGCCATCACGACACGCTGCAGCCGGATGTGTTCGGCCTTGTCGAGGCCGCGCGCATTCTGAGCGATGAGGGTTTCAGGGTTTTTCCCTACACGACCGACGATCTGGTGGTAGGAGAGCGGCTGCTCGAAGCGGGATGCGGAGTGCTGATGCCCTGGTGCGCGCCCATCGGCTCGGCGCGGGGGCCGGTCAATGTGGATGGGCTTCGGGCCATGCGGGCAGAATTATCCGATGTGCCGCTCATCGTGGATGCGGGGCTCGGGCGCCCCTCCCATGCGGCCATGGTGATGGAGCTCGGGTTTGATGCCGTGCTGCTCAACACGGCCGTGGCAAAGGCGGGTGATCCGGTGGCGATGGCAGGAGCCTTTGGCGGAGCTGTGGAAGCAGGGAGAACGGCCTTTTTGGCCGGACCGCTGGAGCCGCGCGACATGGCCGTTCCTTCAACGCCGGTGATCGGCAAGGCGGTGTTTGAATGA
- the thiS gene encoding sulfur carrier protein ThiS, with protein MKLTVNGEERQVTAATLAALLDELDYAPDFLATARNGEVVPAPERSGCALKDGDRIEILSPMQGG; from the coding sequence ATGAAGCTCACGGTTAATGGTGAAGAGCGGCAGGTGACAGCAGCAACGCTGGCCGCCCTGCTCGACGAACTGGACTACGCGCCCGATTTCCTCGCCACCGCACGCAATGGCGAGGTCGTTCCGGCACCGGAACGAAGTGGGTGCGCGCTCAAAGACGGGGACCGGATCGAAATCCTTTCGCCCATGCAGGGAGGCTGA
- the thiO gene encoding glycine oxidase ThiO produces MHVLVRGAGVAGLTLAHELVRAGVRVTVCDTRSGPAGSASWLAGGMLAPWCERESAEEPVLTLGKSAADWWEAALPGHVVRNGTLVVAPTRDRAELDRFAAHTTGHEWLEGDAVGALEPDLAGRFRRGLFFPGEAHLDPRQALTALAEGLRKAGVRFVCEMEVEVDRIADCTGMAAADPELRGVRGEMLLLRTKEVRLSRPVRLLHPRIPVYIVPRADHHFMVGATMIESGDDGPISARSMMELLNAAYSLHPAFAEAKIVETGAGVRPAYPDNLPRVKRTPEGVRVNGFYRHGFLLSPAMAREAAALILNERVEVCDEAHG; encoded by the coding sequence ATGCATGTCCTTGTTCGTGGGGCCGGCGTGGCCGGCCTCACGCTGGCGCATGAGCTGGTGCGGGCGGGTGTGCGGGTGACCGTGTGCGACACCCGCTCCGGCCCGGCGGGCAGCGCCTCGTGGCTGGCGGGGGGGATGCTCGCGCCATGGTGCGAGCGCGAGAGCGCGGAGGAGCCGGTGCTCACGCTCGGAAAGAGCGCGGCAGACTGGTGGGAGGCCGCACTTCCCGGCCATGTGGTGCGCAACGGAACGCTCGTTGTCGCGCCGACGCGGGACCGGGCGGAGCTCGACCGCTTTGCCGCGCACACAACCGGCCATGAATGGCTGGAGGGGGATGCCGTGGGTGCGCTGGAGCCTGATCTTGCGGGCCGGTTTCGCCGCGGGCTCTTCTTTCCCGGTGAGGCGCATCTCGATCCACGGCAGGCGCTGACGGCGCTTGCCGAAGGGTTGAGGAAGGCCGGTGTTCGTTTCGTCTGCGAAATGGAGGTCGAGGTGGACAGGATTGCCGACTGCACCGGCATGGCAGCGGCAGACCCGGAGCTGCGCGGGGTGCGGGGCGAGATGCTTCTGCTGCGCACGAAAGAGGTCAGGCTTTCGCGCCCGGTGCGGCTGCTTCACCCACGCATACCGGTCTATATCGTGCCGCGCGCGGATCACCATTTCATGGTGGGCGCAACGATGATCGAAAGCGGGGATGACGGGCCGATCAGCGCCCGCTCGATGATGGAATTGCTGAACGCGGCCTATAGCCTGCATCCGGCCTTTGCCGAGGCAAAGATCGTGGAGACGGGCGCCGGTGTGCGACCCGCTTATCCCGACAATCTCCCGCGCGTGAAGCGCACGCCGGAGGGCGTCCGCGTGAACGGGTTTTACCGCCACGGTTTTTTGCTTTCGCCGGCCATGGCGCGCGAGGCGGCGGCCCTCATCCTGAACGAACGCGTGGAGGTGTGCGATGAAGCTCACGGTTAA
- a CDS encoding type I secretion system permease/ATPase, whose product MANVKGDSDHPLRQAVHSVRSAFRSAALFSAAINLLMLTGPIFMLQVYDRVLASRSVPTLVAIAGLAAGMYLFLGLFEFIRSRVLSRAGYRLEQRLSSPLFNHYVAAGAASSREAARPLQELAVLRQFLTSPGFTGLFDLPWVPFYLAIVFLLHPWLGLLALGGAAMVFIFALANEMLSREALSRAMLLEYSDAQMADASHRHGEALLAMGMAGHVERRWRRIHDEAGWNAQKGGERAEVFASASKATRLLLQSSILGLGSYLAILQEITPGMIIAGSIIAGRALAPVDVTIGQWRAIKRARGAYGRLKGILQASEEEAETTELPAPEGRLQVEGITIFASSEPGAERRPILAQVSFALDPGDALGVIGASAAGKTTLARALTGVRVPDAGAVRLDGARLDHWEREALGRHVGYLPQNVELLSGSVRDNIARFDDTASDEEVIAAAKMAGVHDLILRLPDGYATLTGLGARTILSGGQIQRIALARAVFRTPKLVVLDEPNSNLDAEGDTALAGAIEALRASGSTVVVMAHRPSAIAAVNKVLMLVNGMVAEFGDKAEVLQKVTRRG is encoded by the coding sequence GTGGCAAATGTGAAGGGTGACAGTGACCATCCGTTGAGGCAGGCGGTCCATTCGGTTCGCTCGGCTTTCAGAAGCGCGGCGCTCTTTTCCGCCGCCATCAATCTCCTCATGCTCACCGGGCCGATCTTCATGCTGCAGGTCTATGACCGCGTGCTGGCAAGCCGCTCGGTGCCCACGCTGGTGGCGATCGCCGGTCTGGCCGCAGGCATGTATCTCTTTCTCGGGCTGTTCGAGTTCATCCGCTCACGTGTTCTCTCGCGGGCGGGCTACAGGCTGGAACAGAGGCTGAGCTCTCCGCTCTTCAATCACTATGTCGCTGCCGGTGCCGCTTCCTCCAGAGAGGCCGCACGACCGCTGCAGGAGCTCGCCGTACTCCGGCAGTTTCTCACGAGCCCCGGTTTCACGGGACTGTTCGATCTGCCCTGGGTGCCGTTTTACCTTGCCATCGTGTTTCTGCTTCACCCCTGGCTTGGCTTGCTGGCGCTTGGCGGTGCCGCAATGGTCTTCATCTTCGCGCTTGCCAACGAGATGCTGTCCCGCGAGGCGCTTTCCCGCGCCATGTTGCTGGAATATTCCGACGCACAGATGGCGGATGCCAGCCATCGCCACGGCGAGGCGCTTCTGGCCATGGGGATGGCCGGTCATGTCGAGCGGCGCTGGCGGCGCATCCACGACGAAGCCGGCTGGAACGCGCAGAAGGGTGGAGAGCGGGCTGAAGTCTTTGCTTCCGCCTCCAAGGCCACCCGTCTGCTGCTGCAGTCGTCAATTCTGGGGCTGGGCAGCTACCTCGCCATTCTTCAAGAGATCACGCCGGGCATGATCATCGCCGGGTCGATCATCGCCGGCAGGGCGCTCGCGCCTGTGGATGTCACCATCGGTCAATGGCGCGCGATCAAGCGGGCGCGCGGTGCCTATGGCCGCCTCAAGGGCATCCTGCAGGCGTCGGAGGAAGAGGCCGAAACAACCGAGCTGCCCGCGCCCGAAGGCCGGCTTCAGGTCGAAGGCATAACGATCTTTGCGTCGTCTGAGCCCGGTGCGGAACGTCGGCCCATTCTCGCACAGGTTTCCTTTGCGCTTGATCCGGGCGATGCGCTCGGCGTCATCGGCGCAAGTGCGGCCGGCAAGACCACGCTCGCGCGTGCGCTGACTGGCGTGCGGGTTCCCGATGCGGGCGCCGTCCGGCTCGATGGCGCTCGTCTCGACCACTGGGAGCGCGAGGCGCTGGGCCGGCATGTCGGCTATCTGCCGCAGAATGTCGAGCTGCTATCGGGCAGTGTGCGCGACAACATCGCCCGTTTCGATGATACGGCCAGCGACGAGGAGGTCATCGCGGCTGCCAAAATGGCCGGCGTGCATGATCTCATCCTGCGGCTGCCGGATGGATACGCCACCCTCACGGGACTGGGCGCCAGGACCATTCTTTCCGGTGGTCAGATCCAGCGCATCGCGCTCGCACGTGCCGTGTTCCGCACGCCGAAGCTCGTTGTGCTGGACGAGCCCAATTCAAACCTCGATGCCGAGGGCGATACCGCGCTCGCCGGTGCTATCGAGGCACTGCGCGCAAGCGGTTCGACCGTTGTCGTCATGGCGCACCGCCCGAGTGCCATCGCCGCCGTCAACAAGGTGCTCATGCTCGTCAACGGCATGGTGGCAGAGTTCGGCGATAAGGCCGAGGTGCTGCAAAAGGTAACGCGGAGGGGATGA
- a CDS encoding HlyD family type I secretion periplasmic adaptor subunit, translating to MTAQKNSTEQTEESLQASAAEQNTLAFPVSGAAGDPLRPQTGTGRPITVGLLLFLVLFAGVFGWMATAEISGAVVATGNVNVRGKPKTVQHLDGGIVETIHVDNGDRVEAGDPLVRLDDTLLRANFDIYINRLAEATATRARLEAERDGAESVRLDPGLPGLEDIDLTPFMLGQQKLFDARRKARQGQMEQQREKIRQFNNQIAGINGLIASKRRQVEIHEAEIADSRSLLEKGLIQRTRVLSQERTLVDLAGQLAELEADLARIRNSIRETEIAIIQIDRAFREEVLTELRTTAVEVSALTEQILATRKQLERVVVSAPVSGVVHELGVFTKGGVVPPGGALMQIIALQEGNEVELTIEPQHIDQLYRGQKVTLRFPAFNQRTTPEIFGSIRNVSPTAVIDEKSGMSFYRASVDIATDELARLSGLALLPGMPVEGYIETVPRTVLSYLFKPLGDHLMRTFREE from the coding sequence GTGACCGCACAAAAGAACAGCACCGAACAGACGGAAGAGAGCCTGCAGGCCTCGGCAGCTGAGCAAAACACGCTGGCATTTCCCGTTTCCGGCGCCGCAGGCGATCCACTGCGCCCGCAAACAGGAACAGGGCGGCCGATCACCGTGGGGCTGCTCTTGTTTCTGGTGCTCTTTGCAGGCGTCTTTGGCTGGATGGCGACGGCGGAGATCTCCGGCGCCGTGGTGGCCACGGGAAACGTCAATGTGCGCGGCAAACCCAAAACCGTGCAGCATCTGGATGGCGGCATTGTCGAGACCATTCATGTCGACAATGGCGACCGGGTCGAGGCGGGAGATCCGCTCGTGCGGCTCGACGACACGCTTCTGAGGGCCAATTTCGATATCTACATCAACCGTCTGGCAGAGGCCACGGCAACAAGGGCCCGGCTGGAAGCCGAGCGGGACGGGGCGGAGAGCGTGCGTCTGGACCCTGGGCTGCCGGGGCTTGAGGACATCGATCTCACCCCGTTCATGCTGGGGCAGCAAAAGCTGTTCGATGCAAGAAGGAAGGCCCGTCAGGGGCAGATGGAACAGCAGCGGGAGAAGATCCGTCAGTTCAACAATCAGATCGCCGGCATCAACGGGCTCATCGCATCCAAGCGCAGGCAGGTCGAAATCCACGAAGCGGAAATCGCCGATTCCCGCAGCCTTCTGGAAAAAGGCCTGATCCAGCGCACCCGCGTTCTGTCGCAGGAGCGCACGCTGGTCGATCTCGCCGGTCAGCTCGCCGAGCTTGAAGCCGACCTTGCCCGGATCAGAAACTCCATCCGCGAGACCGAGATTGCCATCATCCAGATAGACCGTGCCTTTCGCGAGGAGGTTCTGACCGAACTGAGGACCACGGCAGTCGAGGTCAGTGCCCTGACCGAACAGATCCTCGCCACGCGCAAGCAGCTGGAGCGCGTTGTCGTTTCCGCACCGGTTTCCGGCGTGGTTCATGAGCTTGGCGTTTTCACCAAAGGGGGTGTGGTTCCTCCCGGTGGCGCGCTCATGCAGATCATCGCCCTGCAGGAGGGCAATGAGGTCGAGCTCACCATCGAGCCGCAGCATATCGACCAGCTCTATCGCGGCCAGAAGGTCACGCTGCGTTTCCCCGCCTTCAACCAGCGCACGACGCCGGAGATATTCGGGTCGATCCGCAACGTTTCTCCCACCGCCGTGATCGACGAGAAAAGCGGCATGAGTTTCTACCGCGCCAGCGTCGACATTGCGACAGACGAGCTTGCACGGCTTTCCGGGCTGGCACTGCTGCCCGGCATGCCGGTCGAAGGGTACATCGAAACGGTTCCTCGCACGGTTCTGAGCTATCTGTTTAAACCGCTGGGCGATCACCTCATGCGCACTTTCCGGGAAGAATAG
- a CDS encoding toxin-activating lysine-acyltransferase translates to MSLGKVTEGDGADSSVAASGSGGKNGKSAGGKTASASAKAASSTAKPGGKASGATPTDPKNLDPEILERIAQVRSKLRENFGAVVMTMMALPRYRSQTLADISHLVLDPLMRDRIAMAWPAKPAKDDNPLADMAGLAIWASVSEEVDARIREQIKGGVFPVRLKPEDWTSGNINWLLDVIAPDSKTAASVIGNFKQIIKDGDLRMHPVIGRLLDAETLEKMGARKMSGGENG, encoded by the coding sequence GTGTCTTTGGGCAAGGTGACAGAAGGCGATGGTGCGGATTCAAGTGTAGCAGCCTCTGGTTCCGGGGGTAAAAACGGTAAGAGCGCTGGCGGAAAAACCGCCTCGGCTTCGGCCAAAGCCGCTTCCAGTACCGCGAAGCCCGGTGGAAAGGCTTCGGGTGCCACGCCTACGGATCCAAAAAATCTCGATCCCGAGATCCTTGAGCGCATCGCGCAGGTCCGCTCGAAGCTGCGTGAGAATTTTGGTGCCGTGGTCATGACCATGATGGCGCTGCCGCGCTATCGCAGCCAGACACTGGCCGACATTTCCCATCTCGTTCTCGATCCCCTGATGCGTGACCGCATCGCCATGGCCTGGCCCGCCAAACCTGCGAAGGACGACAATCCGCTGGCCGACATGGCCGGGCTCGCCATCTGGGCGAGCGTGTCGGAAGAGGTCGATGCCCGCATCCGCGAGCAGATCAAGGGTGGCGTCTTTCCCGTCCGGCTCAAGCCCGAGGACTGGACGAGCGGCAACATCAACTGGCTGCTCGATGTGATCGCGCCGGATTCGAAGACGGCGGCGTCGGTCATCGGCAATTTCAAGCAGATCATCAAGGATGGCGATCTGCGCATGCACCCCGTCATCGGCCGTCTGCTCGATGCGGAGACGCTGGAAAAAATGGGCGCCCGCAAGATGAGCGGCGGGGAGAATGGATGA
- a CDS encoding DUF1629 domain-containing protein: MDELLRCSRMLGHRAAKFWRPGRRDIVMMCVALAATGAASGGMLPASKSERTQEMQKVYTIYWKQPEEYTSDLRVLDGDFKQVYPTGFEFNPNSTDVAAVGNMLMQPDRTFVERMWTYQGLPVDMTHAPTRVQYTGRLEEMADVMRASSWFVVSERFRSVVERLEPGKHQFQPVELVDAEGNHLAHYFWLVPCARVDGMDREHTTHEFYKERSWRQIPGKKYVVSLKQTAGHHLWIDPRTNFGTVFISQELHDALEAANLGGLGFGELDAI, encoded by the coding sequence ATGGATGAGCTGCTGCGTTGCTCGCGAATGCTTGGTCACCGCGCCGCCAAATTTTGGCGGCCAGGCAGAAGGGACATTGTCATGATGTGTGTAGCTCTGGCCGCGACAGGAGCGGCTTCAGGTGGCATGTTGCCGGCGTCGAAATCAGAGAGGACGCAGGAAATGCAGAAAGTCTACACGATCTATTGGAAACAGCCCGAGGAATACACGTCTGACCTGAGAGTGCTCGACGGAGACTTCAAACAGGTCTACCCGACAGGGTTTGAGTTCAATCCGAATTCGACCGATGTGGCCGCTGTAGGCAACATGCTGATGCAGCCCGATCGGACCTTTGTCGAAAGAATGTGGACCTATCAGGGTCTGCCAGTCGACATGACCCATGCGCCGACCAGGGTGCAATATACGGGTCGGTTGGAGGAAATGGCTGATGTGATGAGAGCCTCCAGCTGGTTCGTGGTTTCGGAACGCTTCCGCAGCGTCGTCGAGCGGCTTGAGCCCGGTAAACACCAGTTCCAGCCGGTCGAACTGGTCGATGCGGAAGGCAATCATCTGGCGCACTATTTCTGGTTGGTTCCGTGCGCCCGTGTGGACGGCATGGACCGGGAGCACACCACACACGAGTTCTACAAGGAAAGAAGCTGGAGGCAAATTCCGGGCAAAAAGTATGTCGTCAGCCTGAAGCAGACGGCGGGGCACCACCTCTGGATCGATCCGAGAACGAATTTCGGGACGGTCTTCATCTCACAGGAACTCCACGATGCCCTGGAAGCCGCGAATCTCGGCGGCCTGGGTTTTGGCGAATTGGACGCGATCTGA